Within Hypomesus transpacificus isolate Combined female chromosome 10, fHypTra1, whole genome shotgun sequence, the genomic segment CTGTGTACAGGACACTCACATTAAAGATGCAGCATTCTTTTTAAACATCGTAAAAAAATATTGAAatcatcaatgtgtgtgtgcctgtgtttgtgcttgagtatgtacatttgtgtgcgtgtgtgtgtgtgcgcgtgtgtgtgagacagaaataAAGTGAGCTAGGTACAGGATGGGATTTGTACTGTAGATGTGTATAGAGGAGGTTGTTTTGTCTGCAGCTCTAGGATAGTGTCGAGTGGTAGAGATGTGTACTTGCAGTACAGGAACATTGTTTAAACTGCTGCTGTGGCCCACTGATCACACAACTCTAGTTACACCACACAGAAGAGTATGTACTGCACAAACTGCTGGCACTACTGGCTCGGTCAACACTAAACAATTTATTAGTCAGTGTTGTCAAGAGATTCCTGTAAACTGGTGACAAACTGACACCTCACCTAGCAATCCAACTGTGGACGTCTAAAAAAGAAACGTTGTAACTTCAAATCTTGAAAAGAAAGACTGTCTTTACAAAAGGAGAGTGTGTATCTGTTTTACATTTAGGCCTTTTTTTTTAGGTCACAAATGCTTTTCTTCAGGACTTTGTTTGAAATGTCGAGAGCAGATGACGAGAAAACAGAGACAAGCACAACATTGTCTGTAGAATAACTTGCAAAGCACCGCGGGAATCTTGTGATAAACGAAATTTGACGAAAAGACGTCAAAGAATTAAAAAAAAGAGTCCAGTTAGATGTGCCTGTTATCTTGAGCTAGGTTACAATATTTCAATTGTTTTGATTTTTTtcaatttgtattattattttgttttctaCAATGATCTTTAAGTGTCTTTCTATTTACATGTATTCTAACAGCTGGTTTGGAGAACGGGTAGGTTGTGGTTAGATGGGTAGACGTCGTTTGTTTTGCTGCCCTACATCATTTGCCTTGTTGCCGCACTATCACGCAACCGTCTTTGAACTTGCCTGTCTGTTACCTTTCGTCTTTTACTCAACACCTTTAAATATTAAGTGTGAGCGTCGACGCTCCCTCAGTTTCCAGTGACGTaaaccgttttttttttaccatcacCATGTCCTGTTGCGTGCATGTCAGAGCACTTTTAGAATGTCTTCTACCACGACTTAAAcgcccttgcacactgagtgcAACATTTTCGTATGCGGTTTTTTCGCAGCCTCTAAATTCGGTGGCTATGAATTGTCAAAAAAAAACTCTAAATTGCTGCCTTTAGATgcaaaaaacacagaaaatcgaacccgatccaaactttttttgacgGATGAAAGTTTTGGAGGCAGTGTGTAAGCGCGATTGACATAGCCTAACGTGGGGTcgtattttttttgtgtgtgcaaaggCCTTCAGTATGCAAAGGCCTTAGGCTACCACGATTTCTctgttttcgttttttttaagATCTAGTTGTATTACTTTGCACTGAAGATTGGAAGGACATTCGGTCGTTAAACCAGAGAAACCAAAATATCAGCATGGAAGAAAAAGGAAGCACATACTTAAAAAGATGGCACAATTGGATGGTCCAAGACCAGGATTCTGTGAAAGATTAGAAAGTTTAACAAAGTGTTATCTAATCACTGCTTAAAGTTGCTTGTGAGAGATGCATTAAACCATAGATAGCTACTTCTAACATAATAGCACACGACTTCAGACCTTTATCTACGCTTTATTTCAGAGCACATTGTGTCAGTGGTGTGATCCACAATTTAGCGAAGCCCTCTCAGAAAAACAAATCTTTAGTCTCATTATGTTCTTTGATGATCAGCTTACTTAAATGGGTTTACAGCCGCCATCGGCCCTCTGAACCATAACGGCTAGCCTGGCCGCCGTCCAACGCCTTATAAATGAAACATTAGCGATAATTCTCTCAATGTCACCCTCACACTCCACGGTATTGTTGTCTCAATATGCTCTGTGTTAACACGAGGCCAcggtcattgtttttttttctttatcttgTGTTAGCCTGCCTTGCAACTGATTATTTTCATTTGGTGCAAAGCTTTCCATCTACTGTTTATTCAGTCTGACTACAAATCTAGAAACCTAATTCCCGTTGTCACTGAAAAGACTGTCAGATTCACTGTCTGACACCCATGAAATGTCCAAATTGTTGATATGTCTATCTTTGAAGAATAGCGGTTGAAATAGAATAGGTGTCGATCCTTGCACTGCTGTTATTgtttgtagggggggggggtcatcaaaGTCATCAGAGGACTTAACAGATAGACACGGTCACAACCAGGAGAGAAACTCTTTTCAAACACGTGTATACTCATCCAGGGTTCCCATCaaccctctcttctctcacatATATTGTACATATACCTACCTCAACTCGGTATCTGGTCAGAACACCCTTCACCCACAGCGCAGTAGGCTACTGTCCATGACCAGGAAACTAGCTAAAATATCTCTTTACGGTAATGACATTGAAACGTCTGTGAGAAGCTGAGAAACTCTCAGAGTTCGATTGGTGGAGGGTGTACTGGTCAACACAGGAAGTGCATAACTAAGCAGGCTTAAAAGACAGGAAAATGTACTTCTCAACAAACCCACATCATGGTTCTGACGATTTAAGCTGCTTATGTATCTGTTTTGTTTGCCTTAAGATATGATCATTCAGTGCTTTTGTCTTTTCTTTCAGTCTCATGAGGGCATGGTTGTAGTGCATTGTGCCCCCTGAAGGTGTGGTCTGTGTGGtttggaagggttagggttcgcTTGTTCATCCGTTAATGGGACCATGCTCTTCTGTGGTTACTGTGCTTGTACTAGGAGTAGCTCATTCACTGCTACATCCaaccaccccttctctctccttcccaatTTATTTTACCATCTCGGTCTCTTGGTCCCCTCTTTatcgctctccccctctctctttatccctccccttcccctctctgtctctttttctgtctctcttgatctctccccctctctctttatccctccccctcccctatctgtctctttttctgtctctctctctcttgatctctccctctctctctttatctctccccctcccctcgttgtctctctctctctttatatctcccctccccttgctgtgtctctctccctctctctcttgatctcttcccccccccccctctctctctctctctctctctctctctctctcatgatcAGCGCTTTCTTTCTGACACTGTTTGGGAGAGGTGGATCTCCGATGTGTGGTCTGGCATTAAGTTGAGAGGTATTTGCCATCAGAACATCACATAGTAAACTAGCCTCTGTATGTAGTGGAATACGCTGTcatgctgccctcccccccccccctcctgtatcCTGTGGGGACAGGAAGTACAAGCACACCAACAAAGGGACAAGGGGACAACGGCTTCCTGTTCACCTCATGATGTACAGATGTCCTTTATGTCTCAGTGGCAATGCAGGATCACAGTAGTAATTGAGAAAAATAAACTATCTAACTGTAAAtaaatgtatgcaaatgtacATGTTTAAAAAGAACATTCCTCTTTGAGTCCTGATCGTGAAGGGTGTCTATTTGACTAGAGAGTTGATGCCACAAGTTGGCTGGTACTATGATGTAATACAGATTAAAAttgtgtggtgtatgtgatgtattaaatgacaaaaatgcaaaagacaaaaaaactgTTCATTATTGGTCTTTACCGTAAGCTGCATTGTGTGATGATGAAAGTCGGATGTGATTAAAAACTGCATTCAATCGGATGAACAATTTTATTGTAAATTGAATCGAGTGAAAACAGAACATGACATTTTTGTATATATTGGATTTTTGTAAATTTTTATTTGATTCTAATGCAACACAAGTACCAAAATTCATTTAATAAAGTACACTGTGGTCATTTTTTCAGCCTCTTCTTCGTTTATTTGGGATTGTTTGTTTTATGCGTGGTGCAGTGTTTTATTTCCGtgcaacctccccccccccctcctcctccgtgttACCTAAAGGACTAGAACAAGGGTTCCTGAACAGCTGTCCCTGTCATACCTGTGACATGAAAGACAAAGCGAGAAGGAGATCTCAAtcataataaaatatatttattgagaTTACATTGTAGTCCTGAATCACAATGCTTGTTAACGGATCTCAGTCTGATTTAAAAGTGCTGGCAGTATACATCTACATAATTCAACATAGTGAACACATTTGGAAATTTCACAATTAAAGAAATTATAAAATAACTTCAATTAACCAAAGGCAAACATTTCAGAAATTAGAAGGATCCAGTTTGAAATCCCATATGACTAGGTTCAGCTGGTCTTTGGAAAGGctttttttacagaaaaaaTGTACATTATTGTTGGCAGTGGTACTAAACAAATCCATAGTGTGCAAAATTAGTTGTGGAATCAATGACTATACATAACATCCAAAATATACACACAACACCAAATCTTTTTACTGCACATCTCACATTAAccaaatataataatattaaaATTGTGCATTATTATCTCACCACATAACAACAAGATATGTTGCTTAGTGATAAAAAAActacaacattaaaacaacacTAAACTCACACAAGGTGAAATATCAGTAATTcatataaaaacaacaacaacctgtTTGTGACATGATAACAGAATCAACATCCACCGCCTtaactgaccaatgacagtAGACTAACAAGAGTTACAACACGTCAAACCCTGCATACATACAGTACTATAATAGACAACTGAAATGGGTGCACGTCCACCCTGTGTCCAGGTTGAGCAAATACAAAACGATTATACAGAGACCGACTTCTTTGTAACAGAAAGGTCAGTGTTCCTTCTGTCTCCTGTGGAACCGTTCTAGCAAGGCTCGGAGAACGTTCCCTGGAACCTTTTGGTGTTTGTCGATGAGAGCCTGAACGGCCTGCTGCACCTGAGGACAAAACACCCGCAGGATtagaaagaaaaacaataatCTGGGTCGCCCTGCAACGATTTAATCTGAGGGAAAAATATTTAGAGGATGTCAACGGTTCTCCAACCTGTTCTCGAAATTACACCAGATATGCCAGAAAACCCTTCTTTGAATCTATGATCCAGGTGTGATGTAATGCGTAGGACATAAGCCTTGCCTTTTCTGCTAACTCTGTGGCATTCGTGTTGGGGTCATAGGGGATGGGGTCACCAAGAAATGTCCGGAACTTCACCGGGAAGCCTCCGTACACTGGAGCTATCGGCAACCGAAACCTCTCGTACACCCATCGAAAAAACTCTGAaggaacaaaacaaacatacaaagtTTCAGTTGAACTTCCATGATCCAATTGGGTCTGGGATTACGGCCGCTGCAACATTCATAACAGTATGTAGGTGGTGTCTAAACCGGCAAACAGCTTCACATTCGTGAGTGAATGTGTCATTCTAGTAATGGGAGGCTTCTAAGGAGTTTACTGGTAAGGAGGTTTTGTGACTTAAAAATAGCTAACCACCCCCTGTCTAGCTGCAGGCTTGAACTTCAGAGCCTCAGTGTGTTGCAGCTACTTACTCATTCTTCCCAGTGATCTGAATCCTTCCCTCACATTCTGTGTAAACATTGGAATTATTGGCTGCAATGTTAAGGAGAACAGAGGTGAGACACATACCTGGGCTCTCAGTAAACAAGCTTTGgaacaaaacacttttttttctgtATACTTTAACTGAACCAGGAGTGCAGAAATGAAACACAACACAAGCCCAAACCGACACAACTTAGCACAACAACTTTACTCAAAAACCTACCGCTTTGGAATCGATGGCAACCTGAGCAAAGCCCTTGCGTTTGCCCCAGAGCAGGGGGTAGGTCTCATCGCTGAACAGGGCCTCCCTGACGCCTCCTGGGGAGATGCCCAGCAGGTGGCCGTTCCTCAGGGCCTTTACACACTCCTCCTGGGGCCCATGCATCACGCTGAACACTTCCAGCAGCAGTTTAAACCCTGGCACAGGCAGGGACACAGGGAACTATTGTGACACAGGGAACCATTGTGACACAGGGAACTATTGTGACACAGGGAACTATTGTGACACAGGGAACTATTGTGACACAGGGAACCATTGTGACATAAGGAACCATTGTGACACAGGGAACTATTGTGACACAGGGAACCATTGTGACAAGTTATAGAACTACAACACAGGTTTAGTACTGCTGTCAACACAGGTTAGGCAGATGTTCTGTCCGGGTCATGAACACACACTGTGTTTACACTGGTACATTTTCCAACGTGGTCCCTGTTCGTGGCCAAACAGAACTAACAAACTCTGAATAAAATGCCAGAGCATAGCACTTTCCAAAAAGTTGCCTCGTTTTTTAGTTATTAACATATTGATTAAATTAAGTTTAGATTAGGGTCTTGCCTGGGACTttgaacaggaagtggtcagCGACCGAATGGCAGGTCCGTCCCTTCTGAAGGATGATGTTAGCCAGGAAATAGTAATAGTCAATAGGTATAGCCCCATGGTAGTACACGATAAGAGCTGCTCCCTCGTGTGGGATCTTCTCCATTCCATGGATCTCATAACCTGACAGTAGAGACAGGATTCACATACAGTTGGTCGACAAGATACTTTATGATAATAGCCGTATAAACAGAAAACACCCTCAACACTCACATGTATAAATAGGTAATTAAACAAAGCGTCGAATCTAGCCACCAAATCAATCGCACACTTACGTACAAGAttcctcacacacccacacacactccctattCTTCTCTCTCGCACCACACCTTCCaagtcaccaacacacacaattttCCACTTCTCAGCCaacctagcccccccccccccccctccccactatGTCATACCGTGCCATATGGCCCCGTGCCCATCCCAAAGCGTAGCCAGAGTCTTCCTCGCCCCGTCCCACAGGTTGTTACAGTAAGCCTCCCTCAGCTGGTTCTTCCTCTTGTACacatggaggaagaggatggacaGGTAGAGGAGGATGACGATGAGGAAGGGCAGGATGAAGACGATAGCCAGGGGTGTGAAGACCCACACCAGGTACTCCAGCACGCTGAGGTAGTCTTCCAGGCGACCCAGGTCGGCCCACTCTTCCCACGCATGGAACACGCACGCCAGGAAGGCGGCTAAGCCTTCTCCCGTCATGCAGGACTCGTTGCCATTGGACATACTGCCACACAGTTAGCCTTGCCCACTGGAAGCCAAGGCCAGCGTGGATACCATCTGCCAATGGCCAGACCTGGGGCTACAGCCTAGCCGAGGGGAATGGCGTTGAAGGCTTATGTAAATGTCAATTAAGTCaatattttataaataaaaacCGAGAAATTGCTAACGTATTGCATATTACAGTCCTTACAAGAGTGGGCACGGAATGCTCTGGCGGCTGTGTCAAGATAATCTTATATAGTGGATATGTTTTTATcttgaaaatgtattattattgagTAAGGGGTGCATTAGACCCAAATTAGCTAATTTGCCTATGACAATTCGAATACATTCCTTGCTGCATCAACTTCAGATaatgaaaacaaacattcaTGTTCTTAATCACAAACCTTGTAGTCTAAGTAAGACAAAATGTGATCAATGTAGACAGACCATGGTTGTTTTTAAACGGAAATTCTGAGAAGACAAAAGCAAAATTAGCCCGTTTCAACGTCACCGGTCCGTCTGACACAAACGGGCAAACGCTAGCTAGCGAGTACCACTAGCCAGCTAGCAAAACTGCACTAGCTTGCGTTCACAGATCGCTACTTTAGCTAGCTAAGGTTAACCTTAGAAGATACGTCTTAATATCGATGACACCAACAAAGGCTAACCTGTCTCTTTATTAGCATATACGCATTTTTGCCCACGCTATGGTTGTATAAAAACCGACAGAATCATTGTGAAATAATAATCAAACTTCCTCCCTACATTGTATTGCCCTTTTCTAGCCGAAATAAGAGAAGTCAGCTGTCATCTTTTCTTCCTGGTTCACCCGGTTCCTTTTGAGTGTGACACAAACAGGAACAAACGTTGCTCCGAATAGTTAATCGCTGCTGAAACGTGCGTGTTGATGGTCATGTCCATTTAGATATCTAGCTTGCAAAAGACAAAATACAAATGCTCGTGAAAAGTTTCCAAGTCGTCCATTACAGGATAATATCGTAGCATTATCCATATGAATAGACTAGGACAGATTGCCAGTAGTCCTCATCATGATTGATAATAGTAAGTGGAATGTGGTTGCTGACATTATTTTCAGCCAAAAAAGCCTGCACGGTGACGAGGAGATACACTGTCTCTGTTCCAGAGCTTTTGTTCAGTAAGTTAAATAAGATTAGTTGTCACCTCCGCCGTTTTCTTATCCTATTCATTCACCTTTTCTCCTGGCTAGCTGAACTAACAGCGCGTGGGAAAGCAACGTTCTCTTTTATCCACTGTTTACATGTCCGTTCTCCACTCCGCGTAGGGATCGTGAGCTGTACAGATCTGACAACAGATACCTCATCTCCGGCCTGACGGATGGAGGGCAGCGTGGTAATAAGTTCT encodes:
- the tmem68 gene encoding transmembrane protein 68, which produces MSNGNESCMTGEGLAAFLACVFHAWEEWADLGRLEDYLSVLEYLVWVFTPLAIVFILPFLIVILLYLSILFLHVYKRKNQLREAYCNNLWDGARKTLATLWDGHGAIWHGYEIHGMEKIPHEGAALIVYYHGAIPIDYYYFLANIILQKGRTCHSVADHFLFKVPGFKLLLEVFSVMHGPQEECVKALRNGHLLGISPGGVREALFSDETYPLLWGKRKGFAQVAIDSKAPIIPMFTQNVREGFRSLGRMKFFRWVYERFRLPIAPVYGGFPVKFRTFLGDPIPYDPNTNATELAEKVQQAVQALIDKHQKVPGNVLRALLERFHRRQKEH